Within Alcaligenes sp. SDU_A2, the genomic segment AAGCGCCAACCCCGACACTACGGTTGTTGTGGACGAGGCCTATGTGGACTTCGGCGGGGAGTCGGCGGTGGGTCTGCTGGAGCGCTACGACAACCTGGTCGTTATCCAGACCATGTCCAAGTCGCGCGCCCTGGCCGGCTTGCGCGTGGGCTACGCCTTGGCGGGGCGCGAAATAATCCAAGCCCTGGAACGGGTCAAGGATAGTTTCAACTCCTACCCTCTGGACACCTTGGCTCAGGTTGGCGCTTTGGCGTCGTTGCGTGATCCCGAGTATTTCAAGCGCCAGTGCCAGGCGGTGATCGACGCGCGAGAACAATTGCGCGCCGATCTGGAGAAACTGGGGTTTCAGGTTCTGCCTTCCAAGGCCAATTTCCTGATGGCCACCCATCCGGCATATCCGGCATCCGGCATACAGAAAGCATTGCGAGAGCAAGGCATACTGGTCAGGCATTTTCGTCAACCGCGCATCGAGCAATATCTGCGTATTACCGTAGGTTCGCCCGAGCAGTGCGAACGCCTTTGCGCCAGTTTGCGTCAAATCCTGGAGCAGGGCGTAAAATAGTCCCCCGCTACACAAAAATGTCCAGTCTGGCGGATGCGGATTGAGGGAAAACCCGGTAAAGTATCAGCATTCGCTTCCACTCTGGAATAACAACATAACTGGAGCCTCACCAATGAGCAACAAAGGGCAAATACTACAAGACCCGTTTTTGAATGCGCTGCGCAAGGAGCATATTCCTGTTTCGATTTACCTGGTCAATGGCATCAAGCTGCAGGGCCAGATCGAATCCTTCGACCAGTACGTGGTGCTGCTTCGCAATACCGTCACCCAAATGGTGTACAAGCACGCGATCTCCACTGTCGTTCCTGCTCGTCCTGTCACCTTGGCAGCGGATGATCAGGCTGAGTAATTCCATTCTGCCTTCTTCGCGCCTCGAATTACCCGTCTTGCGGTATCCGCAGACGGGTCTTTCTTTCTGGAGCCTCCCATGAAAGCTCTTGTCATCAGTGTCGACATGGGGGAACTGGACTTCCAGGCGCACTCTGACGAGTTCGTGATGCTGGCCGAAGGGGCCGGTGCCCAGATCGTCGAGATGTTGATCGTGCGCCGCGCCAGACCCGATCCCGCCTATTTCATCGGCACTGGAAAGCTGGAAGAGGCCGTGGCCTTGGCCAAGGCCGCCGATGCCCAGATTGTTCTGTTCGACCGGGCGCTCAGTCCCGCCCAGCAGCGCAACCTGGAACGCCAGTTCGAGCTGCGCGTGGTCGATAGGGTCGCGCTGATTCTGGATATTTTCGCGCTGCGCGCACAAAGTCACGAAGGCAAGCTGCAGGTCGAGCTGGCTCAGTTGCAGCATCTGTCCTCGCGTCTGACGCGCATGTGGTCTCACCTGGAACGTCAGCGCGGGGGCATAGGGATGCGTGGCCCGGGCGAATCGCAGTTAGAGATGGACCGGCGCATGATCGGTGCCAAGGTACGGACCTTGCGCGAACGGCTGGACAAGGTACAGCGCCAGCGCAGCACACAGCGGCGCGCGCGTTCGCGTGGCGATACGCTGTCGGTGTCCCTTGTGGGTTATACCAACGCCGGCAAGTCGACCTTGTTCAATGCGCTGACCCGTGCCCAGGCTTACGCGGCCGATCAACTGTTCGCCACCCTGGACACCACCACGCGTCGCGTCTGGATCGAAGGGGCCGGGCAGGTGGTCATCTCCGATACGGTGGGTTTTATTCGCGAACTTCCGCCCACCTTGATCGCCGCCTTTCGGGCAACCCTGGAAGAAACGATTCATGCCGATCTGCTGTTGCATGTCGTGGATGCGGCCAGTCCGCAGCGCGACGAGCAGATCGCTGAAGTCCACAAGGTTTTGGAGGACATCGGCGCACATGGCATCCCCCGTATCCTGGTCTACAACAAAATCGATCAGGCCGGCTATGAGCCACGGGTGGAGCGGGATGAACATGGTACTATTGCCCGAGTCTTTGTTAGCGCTCTAGAGCGCATCGGATTGGATGGATTGCGTACGGCAATCGTCGAATCAGGTCACTTCGCGGAAAACAATGCGTCTGAACAATAAAATATTCAATCTCAATGATCCCGGTTGGGGGCGAGACAACGGCAAGAACGATTCCGAGCCGCCTCGCCGCCCCGAGAAACAAGATGGCCCGCCTGACCTTGACGAGGTGTGGCGCGATTTCAATAACCGCCTGGGTTCCGTGTTCGGCCGCAAAGGCCGCCGTTCCCCTCCCGGTGGCGGCATGCCTCCCGGCGCGGGCGGCCCGTCCATGCCCAAAGGTTCGCCCAAGCTGTTCGTGCTGGGCGGCGTGGTGGTGTTCGGTCTGTGGCTGGCCAGCGGCTTTACCATTGTCCAGGAAGGGCAGGTGGCGGTGGTCACGCGTTTTGGCGAATACACCAAGACCTTGAACCCCGGTCTGCAATGGCGCTGGCCCAATCCCATCGAGGATCACCAGACCGTCAATATTTCGCAGCTGCGCACCTTCGAGGTCGGTTATCGTGGCAATGCCCGCAACAAGGTGCTCCCCGAGTCCCTTATGCTGACCACCGACGAGAACATCGTCGACATGCAGTATGTGGTGCAATACCGTTTGTTGCCTACTGGCGCGCCGGACTATCTGTTCAATACCGTCGACCCCGACGAATCCGTACGCCAAGCCGCCGAGACGGCTATGCGCGAAGTGGTCGGCAAGCAGCCGATGGACACGGTGCTGTACTCCGGCCGTACGCAGATTGCAGCCGACGTGCAGCAATTGGCCCAGTCCATTCTGGACCGCTACCGTACGGGTATACAGATCAGCACGGTCGCCATCCAGAACGTGCAGCCGCCCGAACAAGTGCAGGCGGCGTTCGACGATGCCGTCAAGGCCGGTCAGGACCGTGAACGGCAGATCAACGAAGGCCAGGCCTACGCCAACAAGGTGTTGCCCGAAGCGGCGGGTCAAGTGGCCCGCATGTTGCAGGAATCCGAGGGTTACAAGGCCAAGGTGGTGGGCGACGCCAAGGGTGATACGGCTCGTTTCTCCAGCGTGGAAGCCGAGTACGTGAAAGCCCCCGGCGTCACGCGTGACCGTCTGTATCTGTCCACCGTGCAGCAGATCCTGGAGAACGCCAGCAAGGTGCTGGTCGACACACGCAGCGACAACAACATGATCTATCTGCCATTGGACAAGATCGTGCGTCAAGCCGGCAGCTTGCCGGGCGTGGAGCCGTCCACTCCGGCCGCTGCCGCGGCGGCTCAAGGTTCGCCGTCGCGCGCGGTTCCGGCTGCGCCTGCCAAGGCACCTGCGGTTGCCAATCCGGCCGGTATGGACACGTCGCTGGGCTCGTTGGTTAGCCCTTATTCCCCATATGCACGCTAGGAGAGCATGATGCAACGTTTATTTCCTGCTCTGGTGGCCCTGGCGGTAATCATCGGGCTGCTGCTGTCCTCTGTGTTTGTCGTGCGCGAGCGTGATGCCGCGCTGGTCTTTGCCCTGGGCGAGGTGCGTGGCACCATTACCAGTCCCGGTCTGTATTTCAAGTTGCCGCCTCCGTTCGAGAACGTGGTTCTTTTGGACAAGCGCTTGCAGACTATCGAAACCAAAGATCCGGAGCGTATCCAGACGGCCGAAAAGAAAAACCTGCTGATCGACTCGTACGTCAAATGGCGTATTTCCGATCCGCGCCTGTTCTACGTCACCTTCGGTTCCAGCGACCGCGGCGCGGTAGAGCGTCTGCAGGCTCAGATCCGCGATGCATTGAACGCGGCCGTGAACGTGCGCACCGTCAAGGAAGTGGTGTCCACGCAGCGCGATGCCATCATGCGCGAAGTGCTGACGGCAGTTGAGGCCCGGGCGCGTCCGCTGGGTGTCGAGGTCGTGGACGTGCGTTTGCGCCGCATCGAATTCTCGCCCGAGATTTCCGAATCCGTGTATCGCCGCATGGAGGCCGAACGTACGCAAGAAGCGAATCGTTTGCGTGCAACCGGTGCGGCCGAGAGCGAGCGCATCCGCGCCGAAGCCGATCGTCAGCGCCAGGAATTGCTGGCTGACGCTTATGCGCAGGCCCAAGCCGTGCGCGGGCAGGGCGATGGTCAGGCAGCCTCGATCTATGCCGACTCTTACAGCAAGAATCCGGAGTTCTATCGTTTCTACCGCAGCCTGGAAGCCTATCGTGGCGCTTTTGGCAAGGAAGGCGATACGCTGGTCATCAGCCCCGATTCGGAATTCTTCAATTACTGGAGAAATCCAAGCGGACAGGCTGAAACGGCAAGCGGCCGCTAACTGTCAGCAGGCATCAGGGCCGCCGGGTGTTCCCCCGGCGGCCCTGATCGTTTATACTATCGTGTAAGTTACTAACACCACTTCGCAGGCGACTTGGGCGGCTTACAGCCCCAAGTCGCTTTTTGTTTGGCTGGAACTTTCGTCTATCAAGTAGTTCGAGGCACGTGTATGTCCAATTGGTTGTTGCCAGAGAGCCTGGCCGATATCCTGCCCGCCGAGGCGCGCCGCATCGAAGAGTTGCGCCGCCATCTGCTGGACTTGTATCGTACCCATGGGTTCGAGCTGGTCGCCCCTCCACTGGTGGAATATCTGGAGTCCTTGCAGGCCGTATCGGGCACGGACCTGAATCTGCGCACCAGCAAAGTCGTGGATCAGATATCCGGTCGCACTATGGGTGTGCGTGCGGACATGACTCCGCAAGTGGCGCGTATCGATGCCCACTTGCTTAATCGCGAAGGCGTGACTCGTCTGTGCTATTGCGGTTCGGTGCTGCATGCGCGGCCTGCGGGCCTGCTGTCCGACCGCGAATTGCTGCAGATCGGTGCCGAGATCTTCGGCCATGCCGGGGTGGAGTCCGACTTGGAAATCATTCAGTTGGCGCTGGCCAGCGTCGCCCAGGCCGGCGTGCATCACCCGCGCCTGGATCTGAATTATCCAGGTCTGGGGCGTTTTCTGATTGAACGCGATCCCGTGCTAAAGAGCCGCGTGGCCGATGTGTGCGAACTGCTTAACGCCAAAGATGTGTCGGGCATTCATGCGCTGGGACGCGATTCCGGTTGTCTGCCTGAAACCACGCGTTATCTGCTTGCTCTGACTTCGCTGTACGGCGATGCCAGTGTGCTGGACAGGGCCAGAGCCTTGTTGCCCGATGCGCCCGAAGTGCGCGAGGCGCTGAGCAGCCTGCGCACGCTGATCGATGCATCGCCCGGCCACGAAATTACCGTCGATCTGGCCGATATCGGCAGCGGCTATGCCTATCACTCGGGCCTTGTTTTTTCTGTCTATGCCGAAGGTTGGCACGACGCGCTGGTGCGCGGCGGCCGTTTCGACGGTATAGGCCGCGTGTATGGGCGGGCGCGTCCCGCCACGGGTTTCAGTCTGGATTTGCGCAAATTGTCCGCCGGCTTGCCGCCGGCTCAGGCCGCGCGCGCAGTCCGGGCACCATGGGGTAATCAGCCCGACCTGATTGAGGCGCTCAAGCGTTTGCGCCAGAGCGGCGAAATTGTCATCCAGATGTTGCCCGGACAGGAGCTCAGTCTGGATGAATTCGTGATCGACCGCGAACTTGTTTCGCTGGACGGTCAGTGGCAGCTTAGGGCGCTGTAAGCCGGGCGGCTTGCTGCGCAGGTGATTGTTTTCGGTCCGGCACGGTGCCGGCCTCCTTTATTCTGATACTAGACATGAGCAAAAACATTGTGGTGATCGGCACCCAGTGGGGTGACGAAGGCAAAGGCAAGATCGTAGACTGGCTGGCCGAGTCCGCGCATGGCGTGGTTCGTTTCCAGGGCGGTCACAATGCCGGCCATACTTTGTGGATCAATGGCAAAAAGACCATTCTGCGTCTGATCCCCTCGGGCATCATGCACGCGCATGTAACCTGCTATATCGGCAATGGCGTGGTGCTTTCTCCCGAAGCGCTGCTGACCGAAATCGCCGAGCTTGAAGCCGCCGGTCTGGATGTGCGCTCGCGCCTGCAGATCTCGCCTGCCTGCCCGTTGATTCTTCCCTACCACATCGCAGTGGATCAGGCCCGCGAAAAGCGCAAGGGCGATGGCAAGATCGGCACGACAGGTCGTGGCATCGGGCCGGCTTACGAAGACAAGGTGGCTCGACGCGCGCTGCGCGTGCAGGACCTGTACGACCACGCCATCTTCGACGAGAAGCTGGCCGAGGCCCTGGACTATCACAACTTTGTACTGACCCAGTACCTGGGTGCCGAAGCTGTATCGGCCCAGCAAGTGCGCGACCTGGCCATGCAACATGCCGAGCAGTTGGCGCCGATGGTGGCAGATGTGTCCAATAATCTGTACCTGGCCAAAAAGGCTGGTCAGAAGCTGCTGTTTGAAGGGGCGCAGGGCGCGCTGCTGGATATCGATCACGGCACGTACCCCTTTGTCACCAGCAGCAATTGCCTGTCGGGCGCGGCTTCTGCCGGTGCCGGCGTGGGGCCGCAGGAGCTGAGCTATGTGCTGGGTATTGCCAAGTCCTACACGACGCGCGTGGGTTCGGGCCCATTCCCCACGGAGTTGCTGGATGACACCGGCATGCGCCTGGCCACGGTCGGCAAGGAATTCGGTTCGGTCACCGGCCGCCCTCGTCGTTGCGGCTGGTTCGATGGCGCCGCCATGAAGCGTTCGGTCATGATCAATGGCATCTCTGGTCTGTGCATTACCAAGCTGGATGTGCTGGACGGTGTGGAACAGATCAAGATCGGCGTGGGCTATCGCTACAAGGGTGAATTCCTGGACGTGCTGCCTTACGGCGCGCATGCCGTGGCCGAAGCCGAGCCTGTGCTTGAAGAGATGCCCGGCTGGACCGAATCCACCGTGGGCGTGACCGACTACGACAAGCTGCCTATCAATGCGCGTCGCTATCTGGAACGCATTGCCGAGATTTGCGACGTGCCTATCGATATGGTTTCGACGGGGCCGGATCGCAACGAAACCATTGTTCTGCGTGATCCGTTCACCAAATAAGCGCATTCTCGCGGTATAATGCCTTGCACCGTTGTACGGTGCGTACAAAGCGGCCTTTGGGCCGCTTTGTCGTTCTGGACGCTGCGCGGCCTGCCCAGACTCTCCCGCAGGCGTTCAATGCGCAGCTATTGCATCTATATCTGGAATACATATGAGTCTGCCCCCAAATACCGATACCGATGAGTGGGTTTCCTGGGACCAGTACAATCGCCTGATCGAGCGACTGGCCCTGAGCATTCACGAGTCCGGTTGGAAATTCGAGAAAATCGTCTGCCTGGCACGGGGTGGAATGCGAGTGGGCGATGTCATTTCGCGCATTTACGATGTGCCTCTGGGCATTCTGGCCACCAGCAGCTACCGCGAAGCGGCCGGCACGGAGCAGGGCGATCTGGATATTGCCCAGTACATTACCATTACGCGTGGAACGCTGGACGGCAACGTCCTGTTGGTCGACGACATGGTTGATACGGGCAAGACCTTCATGCGCGTGCGCGATCATCTGCGTGCTCAGTTTCCTGCTATTACGGAGCTGAAAACGGCTGTTTTGTGGTGGAAAGGCCACGCGCAGGTGGAGCCGGACTACTACGTGTCCAAATTGCCGACAAACCCCTGGATTCATCAGCCCTTTGAGGACTACGATAGCATTCGTCCTCATCAGCTTGATGCCTGGATGCGCAAGGGTCCTGCGCAGGCTTGAGCTTTTTGATCCAGACATACGGTGGACAGCCCAGATTGCGCCTTGCTTGGCCGTGGCCGGCAATCGTGCTATGATTTTGGGCTGTCTGTTACGCTAACCCTTTAATTTACAAGGCCAGGGATTACATGCCTATTGTTCGCCTGAAAGAAAACGAGCCTTTCGAGGTTGCACTGCGTCGCTTTAAGCGCACGATCGAAAAAACCGGTCTGTTGACCGAGTTGCGTTCGCGCGAGTTCTACGAAAAGCCAACGGCCGAGCGCAAGCGCAAGCACGCCGCCGCTGTCAAGCGTCACTACAAACGCATTCGTAGCCAGCAGCTGCCTCCACGCTTGTATTGATTCCTGAATCATTTGTTCAGGAACTGCTCGCCCGTGTCGATGTCGTTGATGTCGTCGGGCGATATGTGCAGTTGCGCAAAGGCGGGGCCAACTTGCTTGGCCTATGCCCTTTTCACAACGAAAAATCTCCTTCCTTCACGGTCAGCCCTACCAAGCAGTTTTATCATTGCTTTGGGTGTGGGGCCCACGGATCAGCCATATCGTTCCTGATGGAGCATACGGGGGCGTCGTTCCCCGAGGCCGTACGCAGTCTGGCTGCGTCTGCCGGCATGACTGTACCCGAAGCGCAGCGTTCGCCGCGGCAAAGGGCTGCTGATGCCCGCCGCAAGGACGAACTGACTCGTCAACACCATATTCTTGAAACCGCCCAGGCGCATTATCTGCGTCAACTGAAGCAATCGCCTATCGCCATCGACTATCTGAAGCGTCGTGGCCTGGACGGCGAGACGGCCGCGCGGTTCGGCTTGGGGTGGACAGGGGCGGAGCGCCGTGGCCTGGCCACGGTATTTACGCAGTACGAAGATAATCAGCTGGTCGAGTCCGGCCTGGTCATCGAGTCCGAAGACGGCCGTCGCTACGACCGCTTTCGTTCCCGGATCATGTTCCCGATCCGTAATGCCAAGGGCCACATCATCGGTTTTGGCGGTCGCCTGATCGAGAAAGGCGAACCCAAGTACCTGAATTCGCCGGAAACCACCTTGTTCTCCAAAGGGCATGAGCTGTATGGCCTGTGGGAGGGGCGGCAGGGTATACGCCAGGAAGGCTTTGTCCTGATCGTGGAAGGCTATATGGACGTGGTGGCATTGTCCCAGCACGGCTTGCATAACGCCGTGGCCACATTGGGAACTGCCACGACCGAGCACCACATTACCAAGCTGATGCGGGCCAGCGACAGGCTGGTGTTCAGCTTTGATGGTGATGCGGCCGGCCGCAAGGCGGCCTGGCGGGCGCTCAATACGTGCCTGCCCTTGGTGCGCGATGATGTCTCCATCCGTTTTATGTTTTTGCCTGACAAGCACGATCCGGATTCCTATGTGCGCGAGTTCGGTGCCCAGGCTTTCAGGGATCAGGCTCAGCAAGCTTACGCTTTGTCGCGTTTTCTTCTGGATGAGCTGGCCTCGCGCCATCGCATGGACGAAGCCGAGGGGCGTGCGGCCTGCGTGCATGAAGCCTTGCCCATGCTGACGGAGTTGGCGGACAGTACCTTGAAAGTGCAGATTCAGCACGAATTTGCCCGAATGGTGCTGTTGACGCCTGACGAGCTGGC encodes:
- the hisC gene encoding histidinol-phosphate transaminase, with translation MSRLWSDHVAELSPYVPGEQVKLDKLLKLNTNEHPFGPSPHVLEAIRQAATDDLRLYPSYSAQELREAVAHAHGVQPENVFLGNGSDEVLAHVFSALFLRGVRPVLLPDITYSFYTTYCSYFGAPADIVPVREDFTLDVQDYLRERKLKPAGIIFANPNAPTGIPLPLDQIEAILSANPDTTVVVDEAYVDFGGESAVGLLERYDNLVVIQTMSKSRALAGLRVGYALAGREIIQALERVKDSFNSYPLDTLAQVGALASLRDPEYFKRQCQAVIDAREQLRADLEKLGFQVLPSKANFLMATHPAYPASGIQKALREQGILVRHFRQPRIEQYLRITVGSPEQCERLCASLRQILEQGVK
- the hfq gene encoding RNA chaperone Hfq — translated: MSNKGQILQDPFLNALRKEHIPVSIYLVNGIKLQGQIESFDQYVVLLRNTVTQMVYKHAISTVVPARPVTLAADDQAE
- the hflX gene encoding GTPase HflX, which produces MKALVISVDMGELDFQAHSDEFVMLAEGAGAQIVEMLIVRRARPDPAYFIGTGKLEEAVALAKAADAQIVLFDRALSPAQQRNLERQFELRVVDRVALILDIFALRAQSHEGKLQVELAQLQHLSSRLTRMWSHLERQRGGIGMRGPGESQLEMDRRMIGAKVRTLRERLDKVQRQRSTQRRARSRGDTLSVSLVGYTNAGKSTLFNALTRAQAYAADQLFATLDTTTRRVWIEGAGQVVISDTVGFIRELPPTLIAAFRATLEETIHADLLLHVVDAASPQRDEQIAEVHKVLEDIGAHGIPRILVYNKIDQAGYEPRVERDEHGTIARVFVSALERIGLDGLRTAIVESGHFAENNASEQ
- the hflK gene encoding FtsH protease activity modulator HflK translates to MRLNNKIFNLNDPGWGRDNGKNDSEPPRRPEKQDGPPDLDEVWRDFNNRLGSVFGRKGRRSPPGGGMPPGAGGPSMPKGSPKLFVLGGVVVFGLWLASGFTIVQEGQVAVVTRFGEYTKTLNPGLQWRWPNPIEDHQTVNISQLRTFEVGYRGNARNKVLPESLMLTTDENIVDMQYVVQYRLLPTGAPDYLFNTVDPDESVRQAAETAMREVVGKQPMDTVLYSGRTQIAADVQQLAQSILDRYRTGIQISTVAIQNVQPPEQVQAAFDDAVKAGQDRERQINEGQAYANKVLPEAAGQVARMLQESEGYKAKVVGDAKGDTARFSSVEAEYVKAPGVTRDRLYLSTVQQILENASKVLVDTRSDNNMIYLPLDKIVRQAGSLPGVEPSTPAAAAAAQGSPSRAVPAAPAKAPAVANPAGMDTSLGSLVSPYSPYAR
- the hflC gene encoding protease modulator HflC, whose protein sequence is MQRLFPALVALAVIIGLLLSSVFVVRERDAALVFALGEVRGTITSPGLYFKLPPPFENVVLLDKRLQTIETKDPERIQTAEKKNLLIDSYVKWRISDPRLFYVTFGSSDRGAVERLQAQIRDALNAAVNVRTVKEVVSTQRDAIMREVLTAVEARARPLGVEVVDVRLRRIEFSPEISESVYRRMEAERTQEANRLRATGAAESERIRAEADRQRQELLADAYAQAQAVRGQGDGQAASIYADSYSKNPEFYRFYRSLEAYRGAFGKEGDTLVISPDSEFFNYWRNPSGQAETASGR
- a CDS encoding ATP phosphoribosyltransferase regulatory subunit, coding for MSNWLLPESLADILPAEARRIEELRRHLLDLYRTHGFELVAPPLVEYLESLQAVSGTDLNLRTSKVVDQISGRTMGVRADMTPQVARIDAHLLNREGVTRLCYCGSVLHARPAGLLSDRELLQIGAEIFGHAGVESDLEIIQLALASVAQAGVHHPRLDLNYPGLGRFLIERDPVLKSRVADVCELLNAKDVSGIHALGRDSGCLPETTRYLLALTSLYGDASVLDRARALLPDAPEVREALSSLRTLIDASPGHEITVDLADIGSGYAYHSGLVFSVYAEGWHDALVRGGRFDGIGRVYGRARPATGFSLDLRKLSAGLPPAQAARAVRAPWGNQPDLIEALKRLRQSGEIVIQMLPGQELSLDEFVIDRELVSLDGQWQLRAL
- a CDS encoding adenylosuccinate synthase; its protein translation is MSKNIVVIGTQWGDEGKGKIVDWLAESAHGVVRFQGGHNAGHTLWINGKKTILRLIPSGIMHAHVTCYIGNGVVLSPEALLTEIAELEAAGLDVRSRLQISPACPLILPYHIAVDQAREKRKGDGKIGTTGRGIGPAYEDKVARRALRVQDLYDHAIFDEKLAEALDYHNFVLTQYLGAEAVSAQQVRDLAMQHAEQLAPMVADVSNNLYLAKKAGQKLLFEGAQGALLDIDHGTYPFVTSSNCLSGAASAGAGVGPQELSYVLGIAKSYTTRVGSGPFPTELLDDTGMRLATVGKEFGSVTGRPRRCGWFDGAAMKRSVMINGISGLCITKLDVLDGVEQIKIGVGYRYKGEFLDVLPYGAHAVAEAEPVLEEMPGWTESTVGVTDYDKLPINARRYLERIAEICDVPIDMVSTGPDRNETIVLRDPFTK
- a CDS encoding phosphoribosyltransferase, which gives rise to MSLPPNTDTDEWVSWDQYNRLIERLALSIHESGWKFEKIVCLARGGMRVGDVISRIYDVPLGILATSSYREAAGTEQGDLDIAQYITITRGTLDGNVLLVDDMVDTGKTFMRVRDHLRAQFPAITELKTAVLWWKGHAQVEPDYYVSKLPTNPWIHQPFEDYDSIRPHQLDAWMRKGPAQA
- the rpsU gene encoding 30S ribosomal protein S21, whose product is MPIVRLKENEPFEVALRRFKRTIEKTGLLTELRSREFYEKPTAERKRKHAAAVKRHYKRIRSQQLPPRLY
- the dnaG gene encoding DNA primase, yielding MIPESFVQELLARVDVVDVVGRYVQLRKGGANLLGLCPFHNEKSPSFTVSPTKQFYHCFGCGAHGSAISFLMEHTGASFPEAVRSLAASAGMTVPEAQRSPRQRAADARRKDELTRQHHILETAQAHYLRQLKQSPIAIDYLKRRGLDGETAARFGLGWTGAERRGLATVFTQYEDNQLVESGLVIESEDGRRYDRFRSRIMFPIRNAKGHIIGFGGRLIEKGEPKYLNSPETTLFSKGHELYGLWEGRQGIRQEGFVLIVEGYMDVVALSQHGLHNAVATLGTATTEHHITKLMRASDRLVFSFDGDAAGRKAAWRALNTCLPLVRDDVSIRFMFLPDKHDPDSYVREFGAQAFRDQAQQAYALSRFLLDELASRHRMDEAEGRAACVHEALPMLTELADSTLKVQIQHEFARMVLLTPDELAQRLSTVEPPRRPQADKPPAQDGLVPRAPVPSEPLTAGDVPEFDGGFDGFDGFDGSFADSVPVDDWQEPQDWQAPPSAPSREKREWRTGKGKQRQGPPPVMGSRAVTPMAKRLLRLLIAHPALVASLGDQQLEILAQSPHLRLVQELIALINISAARHAGALQQAVDADSDLAPVLQALATELLGEDELPDPQGEWRDALRRIELDAIKAEQSLLVETGLREPEQRQRYQELTRRIALLNAAYTRQVK